Proteins encoded within one genomic window of bacterium:
- the mnmA gene encoding tRNA 2-thiouridine(34) synthase MnmA produces MSKRRILAAMSGGVDSSVAALLLQRDGWEVVGVSMDLYDYSAVTRDREGTCCSLDDLYDARRVCDTLGIPYYVLNLRDEFRREVIDPFVREYQAGRTPNPCILCNEHLKFRALLRKADELGAEGVATGHYAVIRREPGGRCRLFASPDAGKDQSYFLYSLDSDRLRRIRFPVGEMTKEKVREIALGAGLPVYEKRESQDICFVTDDSYTRFLESRGISEERGRFVDREGNFLGNHKGILRYTVGQRKGLGIASREPLYVVAIDAEKNEIVLGSDGETFSGGATVVSPTFVAGSPPGEVFHATARVRYHHPGAPCSVKASGDRLDVTFDAPQRSVTPGQALVLYDGDEVLGGGWIECAGASP; encoded by the coding sequence ATGAGCAAGAGGCGTATTTTGGCGGCGATGAGCGGGGGGGTGGACTCCTCCGTGGCGGCGCTCCTCCTGCAGCGGGACGGGTGGGAGGTTGTCGGCGTCTCGATGGACCTCTACGATTATTCGGCCGTGACGCGGGATCGGGAAGGGACGTGCTGCTCGCTGGACGACCTGTACGACGCCCGGCGCGTGTGCGACACCCTCGGGATCCCGTATTACGTCCTCAACCTGCGGGACGAATTCCGCAGGGAGGTGATCGACCCGTTCGTCCGGGAGTACCAGGCGGGCCGCACGCCGAACCCGTGCATCCTGTGCAACGAGCACCTGAAATTCCGTGCGCTGCTTCGAAAGGCCGACGAGCTGGGGGCGGAGGGGGTCGCGACAGGGCATTACGCGGTGATCCGCCGGGAGCCCGGCGGGCGGTGCCGGCTCTTCGCCTCGCCGGACGCCGGGAAGGACCAGTCGTACTTCCTCTATTCGCTCGACTCCGACCGACTGCGGCGGATCCGGTTCCCCGTGGGGGAGATGACGAAGGAGAAGGTGCGGGAGATCGCCCTCGGGGCGGGGCTGCCGGTGTACGAGAAGCGGGAAAGCCAGGACATCTGCTTCGTCACGGACGACTCGTACACCCGGTTCCTCGAGAGCCGGGGAATCAGCGAGGAGCGGGGGCGCTTCGTCGACCGGGAGGGGAACTTCCTCGGCAACCACAAGGGGATCCTGCGCTATACGGTCGGGCAGCGCAAGGGGCTCGGGATCGCGTCGAGGGAGCCGCTCTACGTCGTGGCGATCGACGCGGAGAAGAACGAGATCGTCCTCGGAAGCGACGGGGAAACGTTTTCCGGCGGGGCGACGGTGGTCTCCCCGACCTTCGTGGCCGGCTCTCCCCCCGGGGAGGTATTCCATGCGACGGCCCGGGTGCGGTACCACCATCCCGGCGCGCCGTGCTCGGTGAAGGCGTCCGGAGACCGGCTCGATGTCACCTTCGACGCCCCCCAGCGCAGCGTGACCCCCGGGCAGGCCCTCGTCCTTTACGACGGGGACGAGGTCCTGGGCGGTGGCTGGATCGAATGCGCGGGCGCCTCTCCGTAG
- a CDS encoding MiaB/RimO family radical SAM methylthiotransferase: MRGRLSVVTVGCKANFADSAAILTHAARAGFEVVGSGSPADVLVINSCTVTRRADRDSRALARRLRREHPDAVLVMTGCFAETTPEARASVPEVDHWLGIREPSGLPRLLRSLAGGAAALDEGLSDFDADRLLGHSRVFLKVQDGCDAACAYCVVPKARGPGRSLPPREIVERAVRAERDGAREIVLTGIHLGKFGADRGDRDGLAVLVEALLRATSVCRFRMGSIEPLEITSALVSLFSSQGRLCPHLHVPLQSGSDRVLQRMRRPYTARQYRERLVLLAAEVPGIRLGADVIAGFPGEARDDFDVTMRLIRDTPLSYLHAFPYSPRPGTESAGWPDDVTAAEKRRRVALLREADVSMGREYLARQVGRTLVVAAAARDPETAVMRGTTENYVEAVFRSETGARGDLIPVRIDAARGDHLEGTAV; encoded by the coding sequence ATGCGCGGGCGCCTCTCCGTAGTAACCGTCGGCTGCAAGGCGAACTTCGCCGATTCCGCGGCGATCCTCACCCACGCGGCACGCGCCGGCTTCGAGGTGGTGGGGAGCGGGTCCCCCGCCGACGTGCTGGTCATCAACAGCTGCACCGTCACCCGACGGGCCGACCGGGATTCCCGGGCGCTGGCCCGCAGGCTTCGCCGCGAGCATCCGGACGCGGTCCTCGTGATGACCGGCTGCTTCGCCGAGACGACCCCCGAAGCCCGCGCGTCCGTCCCCGAGGTCGATCACTGGCTCGGGATCCGGGAGCCGTCCGGGCTGCCGCGGCTCCTCCGGTCCCTGGCCGGCGGCGCGGCGGCGCTTGACGAGGGACTGTCCGATTTCGACGCCGACAGGCTGCTGGGCCACAGCCGCGTATTCCTGAAGGTCCAGGACGGGTGCGACGCGGCGTGCGCCTACTGCGTCGTGCCGAAGGCGCGGGGCCCCGGCCGCTCCCTGCCGCCGCGGGAGATCGTCGAGCGCGCGGTCCGGGCGGAACGGGACGGCGCCCGTGAGATCGTCCTGACCGGGATCCACCTGGGGAAGTTCGGTGCGGACCGTGGAGACCGGGACGGGCTCGCAGTGCTCGTGGAGGCGCTTCTCCGGGCGACCTCCGTGTGCCGGTTCCGGATGGGCTCGATCGAACCGCTCGAGATCACCTCGGCGCTCGTTTCCCTCTTCTCGAGCCAGGGACGTCTCTGCCCGCACCTGCACGTTCCTCTGCAGAGCGGATCCGATCGGGTGCTGCAGCGGATGCGGCGCCCATATACGGCGAGGCAGTATCGTGAGAGACTGGTTCTGCTCGCCGCCGAGGTACCGGGGATCCGCCTGGGGGCCGACGTGATCGCCGGGTTTCCGGGGGAGGCTCGGGACGATTTCGACGTGACGATGCGGCTGATCCGCGACACCCCGTTGAGCTATCTTCACGCCTTCCCATACTCCCCGCGGCCGGGGACCGAGAGCGCGGGATGGCCGGACGACGTGACCGCGGCGGAGAAAAGGAGAAGGGTCGCGCTCCTTCGGGAGGCGGACGTCTCGATGGGGAGGGAGTACCTCGCGCGGCAGGTCGGGAGGACGCTGGTCGTCGCGGCGGCGGCGAGAGACCCGGAGACCGCCGTGATGCGCGGGACCACGGAGAATTACGTCGAGGCGGTCTTCCGGTCGGAGACCGGCGCGCGGGGGGATCTGATCCCCGTCCGCATCGACGCCGCTCGCGGCGATCATCTGGAGGGGACGGCCGTTTGA